The Polynucleobacter sp. MWH-UH2A DNA segment TGCAGCAAACACGCTTGACAGAGCCTTCTGAGGAAATGATGGACTTTTTCTCAGCTTCACTACCCAAGAAAAACAACATTGATGAGATTCTCAAGCTAGCATCTGCAGTACAAGGCGCGATTGAATATGCCCCCGGCAAAACGAACTTTGCTACAACGGCAGCCCAATCCTTTGCCATGCGGTCTGGCGTTTGCCAAGATCATGCACATGTAATGCTAAGCCTTTGTAGAGCAGCACAAATACCAGCACGATACGTTAGTGGCTACTTTTTCGCCGAGGAATCCCCTAATTTAGCAAGTCATGCCTGGATTGATTTTTGCAGTGATATTGATAATGGCGTCTGGAATAGTGTAGACATTACTCACGCCTGCTTGACTGATGCTCGACATGTACGCTTAGCTATTGGTTGCGATTACTATTCTGCAGCCCCAGTCAAAGGTGTTCGCACTGGCGGTATTGGCGAAGAACTGAGTGCGAATATCTCGATTCAGCAGTTATCCTAATTATTCAACGCTCTTGCTTAGGGCTTAAGTAATAATGGTCAAAATTATTGAGGAATTGTGTATATGACGTATTGCGTTGGGCTCTGCCTAAAAGATGGCCTTGTATTTTTATCGGACACCCGCACGAATGCTGGAGTTGATCAAATAGGGACATTTCGGAAAATGGCCTTATTCCAGAAGGATGGTGATCGCTTCTTTGCCATGATGAGCGCTGGCAATCTTGCCGTCACCCAAGCAGTTAAAGAAATTCTGCTACAAGGCCAACTCTTCCATGGCAAAAATCTTTGGAATGTGGAGAACTCGCATGACGCTGCCGTTGTCATTGGCGAGGCGGTCAAGCAAGTCTATGATCGAGATCACAAGGCGCTTGAAAAAGCCGGAATTGATTTCAACTGCAATCTGATCTTTGGTGGCCAAGTAAAAGATGAGAGGCCTCGCTTATTCAACATCTATTCCGCAGGTAATTTCATTGAAGCTACTCCAGAGACCTGCTATTTCCAAATTGGCGAAGCTAAGTATGGCAAGCCCATCCTCGATCGAGTGGTCAATTTTTCTACCCCATTAAATCTTGCCACCAAGTGCGCCTTGATTTCAATGGACTCCACCTTAAACAGTAATATCTCCGTTGGTCTTCCATTGGATCTGTTGGTCTACGAAAAGAATTCCTTAAAAGCTAGCAAACTCGTTACTCTAGACGAATCAAATCCTTACTTTCAGATGATTCATCGCTTGTGGGGTGAAAAACTTCGTGATGCGTTTAACTCCATTGCCGAACCTAGCTGGAGTGGAGCCCAAAAATCTAGTGCGATATCTGAGCCCGCAAAAAAGATGGGGGCGGTTCCAATCCATCGTCTATCAGCTATAACGGCAAAGCAGTCTAAAACTAAAGCGACTGCGGGCACTAATCCAGCCACTAAGAAACCTGCGAAAAAGGTCGCAACCAAGAAAAAAGCCTAGAGTCTCCTCTAGGCTTTTTATTAACCACTATTTAAGACAGCTTAGGCTTTTAAACTCTTACCAAGCATTTCCCAAGTTTCAACTACGCTGTCTGGGTTTAGTGAGATAGAAGTAATGCCTTTCTCAACTAGCCAACGCGCGAAGTCTGGATGATCGGAAGGGCCTTGACCGCAAATACCGACATATTTATCTTGCTTGCGACAAGCAACGATTGAGCGTTCAACCATAAACTCCACGGCTGGATCACGCTCATCAAAGTCGATTGCCAACAATTCCATACCAGAGTCACGATCAAGACCGAGTGTTAGCTGAGTCATATCGTTCGAGCCAATCGAGAAGCCGTCAAAATACTCTAAGAACTGATCAGCCAAGATAGCGTTAGATGGAATCTCACACATCATGATGAGGCGTAAGCCATTTACACCACGCTTCAGGCCAAACTTCTCCATCATATTGATGACGCGCTCTGCTTGCTTGATAGTGCGTACAAATGGAACCATGATCTCAACGTTATCAAGACCCATGTCTTCACGGACACGCTTCATCGCAGCACATTCCAATTCAAATGCTTCGCCGAACTCTTCTGACACGTAGCGGGATGCGCCACGGAAACCTAACATTGGATTTTCTTCATCGGGCTCATAACGCGATCCGCCAATGAGTTTCTTGTACTCGTTTGACTTAAAGTCAGACAAGCGCACGATTACTGGCTTTGGATAAAAAGCGGCAGCAATGGTGGCTACACCTTCAACCAATTTATCTTCATAGAATTGACGTGGGCTTGCATAGCCGCGAGCAACACTCTCAACAGCGCGCTTGAGATCAGGATCAATGTTTGGATACTCTAATACTGCGCGTGGATGTACACCAATGTAGTTATTGATGATGAACTCTAAACGCGCCAATCCAACACCTGCATTTGGCAATTGGCAGAAATCAAACGCTAATTGTGGGTTACCGATATTCATCGTGATCTTCACAGGAATATCTGGCAATGCACCACGAGAAACTTCAGTCACCTCAGTTTCAATCAAGCCATCATATATATGGCCTTCATCACCCTCCGCACAAGAGACAGTCACCACCATGCCATCTTGTAATTGCTCGGTGGCATCACCGCAACCCACTACTGCAGGCACACCTAACTCACGGGCAATGATCGCCGCGTGGCAAGTACGACCACCGCGGTTGGTCACAATCGCAGAGGCGCGCTTCATTACTGGCTCCCAGTTCGGGTCAGTCATATCTGCAACTAAAACGTCGCCAGGCTGCACTCGATCCATTTCGCTCGGATCGCGAATGATGCGCACTGGACCAGCACCAATCTTTTGACCAATCGCACGACCTTTTGCCAATACCTTAGAGCTACCTTTGAGCTTGTAACGCATCTCGACTTGACCAGCCGCTTGGCTCTTTACCGTCTCAGGACGCGCTTGCAAAATGTAGATGCGTCCATCTTGACCATCTTTACCCCACTCAATATCCATTGGGCGGCCATAGTGCTTCTCAATGATGACGGCGTACTTTGCTAACTCAGTAATGTCTGCATCCTCTAATGAAAAACGATTACGTTTCTCGGGCGTGACATCGACTGTTTGCACTTTCTCAGCTGAACCCTTTGGTGCAAATTGCATTTGAATCAACTTAGAACCCAAGGTACGACGAATGATTGCTTTCTTACCTTGCGCTAATGTGGTCTTAAATACATAAAACTCATCTGGATTAACAGCACCTTGTACAACCGTTTCACCCAAACCATAGCTAGAGGTAATGAACACTACATCCTCAAAACCAGATTCCGTATCCAACGTGAACATCACACCAGAAGCGCCTAAGTCCGAGCGCACCATGCGTTGAATACCAGCAGATAAGGCAACTTCTTCGTGAGCAAAGCCCTTATGAACGCGGTAGGAGATGGCGCGATCGTTATAGAGGGACGCAAAAACTTCACGAATCTTCTTTAAAACATCCTCAATACCTTCCACGTTCAAGAAAGTTTCTTGCTGACCTGCAAATGAGGCATCAGGCAAGTCTTCTGCAGTAGCGGATGAGCGAACAGCAAAAGAGCCTTTGCCAGAATCATCTAAGGTAGCGAATGCTTTACGAATATCTTCCTCAAGCTTTGGCTGAAATGGCGCTGTTTCAATCCATTGACGAATCTCTGCACCAGCTTGAGCTAGAGCGCGTACATCATCAATATTGAGACCTTCCAAACGCTTTTGAATGCGCTCAGTCAAATTATTGTGTTGTAAAAAATCACGGAACGCTAATGCCGTTGTTGCAAAACCAGTTGGTACACGAACCCCGGTTGAAGCAAGTTGTGAAATCATTTCACCTAAGGACGCATTTTTACCGCCGACTGACTCAACATCTGTCATTCGAAGTTGCTCAAAAGGCAAAACATAGGCATTAGCCATACTGCTATTTTGTTGCTGTTGGTTGGACATAAAATACTCTCTAAAGATAAGGAAACTGGTCAAGCGGTCGCCTAAAATGCGACTTCATTTAATATGATTCTATTGTAGTTCTGACCCTCACATTTAGGCCAAATTGATGTCTACCGAAACCCGTATTGTTTTTATTGTCTCTGACGGCACAGGCATTACCGCCGAGAACTTCAGCCAGTCGATTTTGGCGCAATTTGAGGCCAGTTTTAAGCATATTCGGATCCCGTTTGTAGATAGTGTTGACAAGGCTCATGAGGCTGTCAGCAGCATTAACCAGGCCGCCAGTAAATATGGGGTTCAACCCATTGTTTTCACCACCTTGGTGAATGCTGAGCTCAACTCCATCGTCGCCAAGGCCAATGGCCTAATTTTGGACATGTTTCAGACATTCGTAGCCCCTCTTGAGGCTGCCCTTGGCATGAAATCGACTCATGCCATGAACCGCCTGCACCACAATGCTGACACCGAGGCCTATAAAAACCGAATTGAGGCAATCAACTACTCTTTGGCACATGATGATGGGCAATCCAACCAAAACTTAGCTGAGGCTGACGTGATTTTGGTCGGGATATCTCGAGTGGGTAAAACACCAACCAGTCTCTATCTTGCTATGCAATATGGCCTAAAAGCCGCCAATTACCCATTAATTCCGGAGGATTTTGAGCGAGGTCAGTTGCCCAAAGATCTGGTGCCTTATCGCCAAAAAATCTTTGGCCTGATGATTGACGCTGAACGCCTCTCGGAAATTCGTAATGAACGACGTCCGGGCAGCAACTATGCCAAGCTTGAAAATTGCCGTTATGAAATTAACGAAGCAACGGCGATGATGAAAAAACAATCGATTCCGTGGGTGATGACTACAAGTAAATCCATTGAAGAAATTGCTACCACCGTATTGCAAGCCATCAAGTCGGATAAAACCATCCTCGGATAGTTTTCTTGCTGAGCTCAGGTGCGTCTCACGCGCATTGTTTCAAATAAGCAAATAGCGGCTGCGGTAGAAACATTGAGTGACTCGACTCGTGGATCAATTGGTATAGAAACCCCTTTTGCCTGAGCAAGCAGATCATCGGACACACCTTGACCTTCACTTCCCATTACCCAAGCCACTGGATTTAGCAATTCTTGCTTTAAAGTAAACAGGTCTTGCTCTGCTTCTGCAGTTGCAGCCATCAGCGGTGCCGTTACTGCACTTAAAACCTGTTGATTGGTCCAGCCCTCATACAGATCCAATAAACGGTGGGCCCCCATCCCTGCTCGTAAAACCTTGCTAGACCAAAGGTGAGCACAACCCGATAAGGCAATGATTTGCGTAAACCCAGCAGCTGCGGCCGTGCGCAGAATAGTGCCAACGTTACCCGCATCCTGAATGCGATCCAAAATCACGACATCCCCATCTAAATTCGCAAGGGATTGAGCTGCTACCAAAGAAGATTTGGGTAGCTCCAATAATCCTGCAATATGAGGGGCGTTCACCAGATCACTCAGCAAATCCCATAAAGCGCTATCCAATTGATAAACCTTGGTATCAGGACAGATTTCTATTTGTGAATAAACGGCTTCAGCGATTTCTGCATTCTTCAAGCCCGCCTCAGAGGTAAAAATGGTCTTTAATGCAGGATCACCTACCCAAGTTTGGACGAGATGAATCCCTTCAAGCAAAGCGCATCCACTACTGATTCTCGCTTTTTGACCCTTAGATCCGGTTGCCTGCAATAAACGCAGTTCTTTAAATAGCGAATTTTCTTTAGAGGTAATTTGATCGAAGTTCATCGCTTAGCTCGCAACAGATTCCAAGACTTTTCTGACAGGAGAAAAACTTCGGCGATGCTCTGAGCAGACGCCGTATTGCTTGAGAGCCGCAAAATGCGCCTCAGTAGGATAGCCCATATGCTGAGCAAATCCATACTCTGGATGCCGTTCATGCAGGCGCATCATTTGTCGATCACGTGTTACTTTCGCCACAATCGAGGCTGCCGAAATTGCGGGCTCTTTTGCATCACCCTTCACGATTGCTTCAGCCGCAATGGGCAGTTCGGGACACCGGTTGCCGTCAATCAAAGCCTTCTCTGGCCAAGCACCTAAGCGAGTAGTTAAATCCTCTATAGCGCGGCGCATCGCCAACATGGTTGCCTGCAATATATCAATCTGATCGATTTCAGCGGGACTGGCTTCGCCCACCCCCCATGCTTTTGCATTTTCTAGTATTTGCTCATATAAAAAATCACGCTTTGCTGCCGTCAATTTTTTAGAATCTTTTAAGCCGTCAATCGGCTTGTTAGGATCGAGCACTACAGCACCAGCGACCACAGCGCCTACCAATGGACCGCGACCCGCTTCATCCACACCGCAAACCCAAATAAAACTCATGAAGCAATTCGTCCATGACGACGATCCATAATGGTTTGCGCAACCGCCTGAGCAACCATAAGGCCCGTTGGGCGACGCAAGGTTTCGTGCATTTTTGCAAAACGCTCTTTTAGTTGTGCAACCTTACCTGGATGATGGATCCAATCCAAAATTGCAGCACTTAATTTCTCAGGCGTCGCGTCACTTTGCAATAACTCAGGGACAACAAACTCACCACATAAGATATTAGGCAAACCAACATAAGGTAAATATCCCTGGCGTTTCATTATTTGAGCAGTGAGCCAAGGCACCTTATATGAAATCACCATCGGCTTCTTCCACAGAGCGGCCTGCAAAGTAGCCGTTCCGCTCGCAATCAGAACAACATCAGACGCTTCTAAAACTTCATCTGCCATTCCGTCTAGTATATGAATTTGGATATCCGGAAATTGATCCTTGCTTGCTTTCAATAATGCCTCTAAGGGGGCTCGCAAACGAGGAGTGGCAACCGGAATGAGGAAATGCAATTTTTGACCTTGAAGCTTGTCTGCCAATAATTCCATCGTTTCAAAAAACACGGGGGCAATCAACTCAATTTCTGAAGAACGACTACCAGGCAATACTGCAACCACCAAACCATTTAAATAGTCTTGGCTATTCTGATTCGGTAGAAGTACTTGAGCGATCTTTCCTCTAGCTTGAGTTACATTAGGCTCCAGCGGAATTTCACTCGCCAAAGGGTGCCCTACATAAGTAGACGACACGCCCGCGCGATCATAGATCTCAGTTTCAAACGGAAAGATGCAAAGCATGCGATCAACGGCTTGCGTAATTTTTTTAATGCGTCCCGCTCTCCACGCCCAAATGGATGGAGAGACCAGATGTAAAGTGGGGATACCTGCCTTACGCAGTTGTAGTTCTACGCCCAAATTAAAGTCGGGTGCATCAACCCCCAAAAAGACATCGGGGCGACCATCACCCAAAAGATTGGCGATTAACTCTTTACGCAATTTCAGAATGGCGGGCAATTGCTTAATTGCTTCGACATATCCTCGGACACTCAAAGTCTCCATCGGCCAATCAGAGCGCATGCCTTGAGCCAGCATACGCGGGCCACCGATCCCGTAAACCTCCAGGCCAGCCATATCCGGGATTTGATTTAAGGCACTCAGAACTGGCGCAGCTAATAAATCGCCAGAAGGTTCGCCAGCTACACAAGCTAACTTTGGCAAGGCATTCCCGTTATCGAATGATGCCGCGCGTAGAGGCTGCAATAAAGTCATGGAACTGCCCCAGCTTTTCAGCAGTAGCAGCATCGGCCGCACTAGCAGATACCATCTTCTGAATTTCTGCTTTTGCCTCTTCGAAACTTAAGCCATCTTTGTAGAGCACTTTATAAGCTTGGCGCAAGGCTGAAATGGTTTCACTCGAAAAGCCACGACGCTTTAGACCTTCCACATTAATGCCATGAGGAGCAGCCTTATCGCCTGCAGCAATGACAAAAGGTGGAATATCCTGCACTAGCGCAGATGCACCACCTAACATGGCATGCTGCCCAATTCGTACAAATTGATGCACACCAGACATGCCACCCATAATGGCCCAATCGCTCACCTGTACGTGACCAGCAATCTGAGCATTACTAGAGAAGATGGTGTGATTACCAACCTGACAATCATGGGCAATGTGAACGTAAGCCATGATCCAGTTATCGTTACCAATGCGGGTAATACCCTCATCTTGTGATGTACCCGTATGAATCGTTGTGAATTCACGAATGGTATTACGATCCCCAATAATAAGTTGGGTAGGTTCACCGCGGTATTTCATATCTTGAGGTGGTCCACCGATCGCAGCAAAATGTGCAAAAGTATTTTGCTTGCCAATAGTGGTGTGACCTTCGATCACAGTGTGAGAGCCTACCTTGGTTCCGGAACCAATTTTGACGTTCGGGCCAATAACAGAATAAGGGCCAATCTCGACATCGCTGGCAAGCTCAGCCTTGCTATCCACTACCGCAGATGCATGAATGCGAGTCATTACGCGCCTTTCGTCCGAACCGCACAAGTAATATTGGCTTCCGCAGCAATCTCGCCATCAACCGTTGCTTGCACAGCAAACTTATAAATGCCAGCGCGACCCCGCTCTAATTTCGCAGTCATGATTAACTGATCACCAGGCAACACCGGCTTTTTAAACCGTGCTCCATCGATTCCGGCAAAGTAATAAATAGCATCTTCAGCACGCTCTTCAGAAAACGTGAGCAATGCCGCCGTTTGCGCCAACGCTTCAATAATCAATACACCCGGCATGACTGGAAAATCCGGAAAGTGCCCCTGAAAGAAGGGCTCATTCATGGTGACATTCTTTAAAGCGGTGATTGTTTCGCGAGGGGTGATCTCAATAACGCGATCGACCAATAAAAATGGATAACGATGCGGCAATAATTGCAAAATTTTATTGATATCAATTGCGATTGGTGTACTCATAACATGCTTACCTAAGGTTATATTTTTCGATTGATGTTTTATTGATCCCAATCCAAAGATTGTTGACCTTTACTTTTTATCTAATAAGCGTAAACGTTGACGTATTTTATCTAGGCCACGCAAGATAGCCGCATTCTTCTCCCAGGCAGCATGCAACATGGATGGATAAACGCCCGTGAAATGCTGTCCAGGCTCAGTAATAGAGCGAATAATCGAGGTATTACCAGAAACCGTAGTTCTGTCTGCAATAGTCAAGTGGCCAGCGAAGTTTGCGGCACCCCCAATAATGCAGAAGTTGCCGATCTTCGTACTTCCTGAAATTGCCGCACAACCCGCAATCACACAACATTTTCCAATGATTACATTGTGTGCAATTTGCACTTGGTTATCAATTTTGGTTCCCGAGCCAATCACGGTATCGCTCATAGCCCCACGATCAATCGTGGTTGAAGCGCCAATCTCAACATCATCCCCAATAATTACATTTCCAGTTTGGGGAATTTTGACCCATTCACCACCAGTTGCAGAAAAGTCTGGAGCAAAACCAAAGCCATCTGCGCCAATCACTGCGCCACTATGAA contains these protein-coding regions:
- a CDS encoding transglutaminase family protein; this encodes MHLKIRHRTEYRYETPVRYSIQELRLTPPTTAGQEVERWKINTPIKASNSVDAFSNLCSIFVQEASYTSMMIEADGEIFTQDAHKYADDPKAVSPYYLLQQTRLTEPSEEMMDFFSASLPKKNNIDEILKLASAVQGAIEYAPGKTNFATTAAQSFAMRSGVCQDHAHVMLSLCRAAQIPARYVSGYFFAEESPNLASHAWIDFCSDIDNGVWNSVDITHACLTDARHVRLAIGCDYYSAAPVKGVRTGGIGEELSANISIQQLS
- a CDS encoding peptidase, with the protein product MTYCVGLCLKDGLVFLSDTRTNAGVDQIGTFRKMALFQKDGDRFFAMMSAGNLAVTQAVKEILLQGQLFHGKNLWNVENSHDAAVVIGEAVKQVYDRDHKALEKAGIDFNCNLIFGGQVKDERPRLFNIYSAGNFIEATPETCYFQIGEAKYGKPILDRVVNFSTPLNLATKCALISMDSTLNSNISVGLPLDLLVYEKNSLKASKLVTLDESNPYFQMIHRLWGEKLRDAFNSIAEPSWSGAQKSSAISEPAKKMGAVPIHRLSAITAKQSKTKATAGTNPATKKPAKKVATKKKA
- the ppsA gene encoding phosphoenolpyruvate synthase, translating into MSNQQQQNSSMANAYVLPFEQLRMTDVESVGGKNASLGEMISQLASTGVRVPTGFATTALAFRDFLQHNNLTERIQKRLEGLNIDDVRALAQAGAEIRQWIETAPFQPKLEEDIRKAFATLDDSGKGSFAVRSSATAEDLPDASFAGQQETFLNVEGIEDVLKKIREVFASLYNDRAISYRVHKGFAHEEVALSAGIQRMVRSDLGASGVMFTLDTESGFEDVVFITSSYGLGETVVQGAVNPDEFYVFKTTLAQGKKAIIRRTLGSKLIQMQFAPKGSAEKVQTVDVTPEKRNRFSLEDADITELAKYAVIIEKHYGRPMDIEWGKDGQDGRIYILQARPETVKSQAAGQVEMRYKLKGSSKVLAKGRAIGQKIGAGPVRIIRDPSEMDRVQPGDVLVADMTDPNWEPVMKRASAIVTNRGGRTCHAAIIARELGVPAVVGCGDATEQLQDGMVVTVSCAEGDEGHIYDGLIETEVTEVSRGALPDIPVKITMNIGNPQLAFDFCQLPNAGVGLARLEFIINNYIGVHPRAVLEYPNIDPDLKRAVESVARGYASPRQFYEDKLVEGVATIAAAFYPKPVIVRLSDFKSNEYKKLIGGSRYEPDEENPMLGFRGASRYVSEEFGEAFELECAAMKRVREDMGLDNVEIMVPFVRTIKQAERVINMMEKFGLKRGVNGLRLIMMCEIPSNAILADQFLEYFDGFSIGSNDMTQLTLGLDRDSGMELLAIDFDERDPAVEFMVERSIVACRKQDKYVGICGQGPSDHPDFARWLVEKGITSISLNPDSVVETWEMLGKSLKA
- a CDS encoding pyruvate, water dikinase regulatory protein, coding for MSTETRIVFIVSDGTGITAENFSQSILAQFEASFKHIRIPFVDSVDKAHEAVSSINQAASKYGVQPIVFTTLVNAELNSIVAKANGLILDMFQTFVAPLEAALGMKSTHAMNRLHHNADTEAYKNRIEAINYSLAHDDGQSNQNLAEADVILVGISRVGKTPTSLYLAMQYGLKAANYPLIPEDFERGQLPKDLVPYRQKIFGLMIDAERLSEIRNERRPGSNYAKLENCRYEINEATAMMKKQSIPWVMTTSKSIEEIATTVLQAIKSDKTILG
- a CDS encoding RNA methyltransferase — protein: MNFDQITSKENSLFKELRLLQATGSKGQKARISSGCALLEGIHLVQTWVGDPALKTIFTSEAGLKNAEIAEAVYSQIEICPDTKVYQLDSALWDLLSDLVNAPHIAGLLELPKSSLVAAQSLANLDGDVVILDRIQDAGNVGTILRTAAAAGFTQIIALSGCAHLWSSKVLRAGMGAHRLLDLYEGWTNQQVLSAVTAPLMAATAEAEQDLFTLKQELLNPVAWVMGSEGQGVSDDLLAQAKGVSIPIDPRVESLNVSTAAAICLFETMRVRRT
- the rnhB gene encoding ribonuclease HII, whose product is MSFIWVCGVDEAGRGPLVGAVVAGAVVLDPNKPIDGLKDSKKLTAAKRDFLYEQILENAKAWGVGEASPAEIDQIDILQATMLAMRRAIEDLTTRLGAWPEKALIDGNRCPELPIAAEAIVKGDAKEPAISAASIVAKVTRDRQMMRLHERHPEYGFAQHMGYPTEAHFAALKQYGVCSEHRRSFSPVRKVLESVAS
- the lpxB gene encoding lipid-A-disaccharide synthase, coding for MTLLQPLRAASFDNGNALPKLACVAGEPSGDLLAAPVLSALNQIPDMAGLEVYGIGGPRMLAQGMRSDWPMETLSVRGYVEAIKQLPAILKLRKELIANLLGDGRPDVFLGVDAPDFNLGVELQLRKAGIPTLHLVSPSIWAWRAGRIKKITQAVDRMLCIFPFETEIYDRAGVSSTYVGHPLASEIPLEPNVTQARGKIAQVLLPNQNSQDYLNGLVVAVLPGSRSSEIELIAPVFFETMELLADKLQGQKLHFLIPVATPRLRAPLEALLKASKDQFPDIQIHILDGMADEVLEASDVVLIASGTATLQAALWKKPMVISYKVPWLTAQIMKRQGYLPYVGLPNILCGEFVVPELLQSDATPEKLSAAILDWIHHPGKVAQLKERFAKMHETLRRPTGLMVAQAVAQTIMDRRHGRIAS
- the lpxA gene encoding acyl-ACP--UDP-N-acetylglucosamine O-acyltransferase encodes the protein MTRIHASAVVDSKAELASDVEIGPYSVIGPNVKIGSGTKVGSHTVIEGHTTIGKQNTFAHFAAIGGPPQDMKYRGEPTQLIIGDRNTIREFTTIHTGTSQDEGITRIGNDNWIMAYVHIAHDCQVGNHTIFSSNAQIAGHVQVSDWAIMGGMSGVHQFVRIGQHAMLGGASALVQDIPPFVIAAGDKAAPHGINVEGLKRRGFSSETISALRQAYKVLYKDGLSFEEAKAEIQKMVSASAADAATAEKLGQFHDFIAASTRGIIR
- the fabZ gene encoding 3-hydroxyacyl-ACP dehydratase FabZ; this encodes MSTPIAIDINKILQLLPHRYPFLLVDRVIEITPRETITALKNVTMNEPFFQGHFPDFPVMPGVLIIEALAQTAALLTFSEERAEDAIYYFAGIDGARFKKPVLPGDQLIMTAKLERGRAGIYKFAVQATVDGEIAAEANITCAVRTKGA